One Pontibacillus yanchengensis DNA window includes the following coding sequences:
- the metA gene encoding homoserine O-acetyltransferase MetA has product MPINIPSKLPAYDVLENENIFLMDDKRAVTQDIRPLNILILNLMPEKERTETQLLRLLSNSPLQVNVEFLHTATYESKNVSQSHLHQFYKTFDQVKDRRYDGMIITGAPVELLPFEEVDYWKELTKIMEWSKTNVTSCLHICWGAQAALYYHYGINKYTLPQKLTGVFRHYIMNSTVELLRGFDDEYLAPHSRYTDVPEEEIIAHDDLLLLSSSEEAGAFMAMSKDEKHVMITGHIEYDAYTLSEEYQRDIAKGLETAIPKDYFPKNDPEAKPLNRWRSHAYLLFSNWLNYYVYQETPYEWD; this is encoded by the coding sequence TTGCCAATTAATATTCCTAGTAAATTACCGGCGTACGATGTGTTAGAGAACGAAAATATTTTTTTAATGGATGATAAAAGGGCAGTTACCCAAGATATCCGTCCTTTAAATATACTTATTCTTAACCTAATGCCAGAAAAAGAGCGAACTGAAACCCAATTACTGAGATTACTAAGTAATTCTCCACTGCAAGTAAACGTCGAGTTTTTGCATACAGCAACATATGAGTCCAAAAATGTAAGTCAGTCCCATTTGCATCAGTTTTATAAAACATTTGATCAAGTAAAAGATCGTCGTTATGATGGCATGATTATAACAGGTGCGCCTGTTGAGCTATTACCATTCGAAGAAGTTGACTATTGGAAAGAGTTAACAAAAATTATGGAGTGGTCGAAAACGAATGTCACCTCCTGCTTACACATCTGCTGGGGTGCTCAAGCGGCCCTTTACTATCATTATGGAATTAACAAGTACACCCTCCCACAAAAGCTTACTGGTGTATTTAGGCACTACATTATGAATTCCACAGTTGAGTTATTGAGAGGCTTTGATGACGAATATTTGGCTCCTCATTCTCGATATACTGACGTTCCTGAAGAAGAGATTATAGCTCACGATGACCTTCTTCTGCTATCATCCTCTGAAGAAGCTGGTGCCTTTATGGCTATGTCAAAAGACGAAAAACATGTCATGATTACAGGTCATATTGAATACGATGCTTATACTCTCTCTGAAGAGTATCAACGAGATATAGCTAAAGGTTTAGAAACGGCTATTCCAAAAGATTACTTCCCAAAAAATGATCCAGAAGCAAAACCATTAAACCGCTGGCGCTCCCACGCATACTTACTATTTTCAAACTGGTTAAATTATTACGTCTATCAAGAAACTCCCTACGAGTGGGACTAA
- a CDS encoding nucleoside hydrolase, which produces MKKKVVIFTDTGVDDAFALIYALKHPNLNVLAILAGYGNVSKEKATRNVYYLLKETNNTDIPIISGASKSLAGDSPTFYEEIHGYSGLGEIETEIEKFSVLNFDQFYTILDENKDVTLVNLGRLTSLAMTYITAPDIMNKISDLVIMGGAFLVPGNVTPYAEANFYADPTAASVVINNSSPENVTLVPLNITEKAILTTDVLDTIVQQSVTKLGSLLEELFRPYFKFYQKKNTNLKGAPLHDLTAMIYVSNPSLFKSLFRNVTVVDDSYFASGLTIADFRSNPTLQKNSNNYCRILLQVDEKRLMEEFKRIIIGSV; this is translated from the coding sequence ATGAAGAAGAAGGTTGTGATTTTCACAGATACAGGGGTGGATGATGCTTTTGCTTTAATCTATGCGCTTAAGCATCCAAATTTAAATGTGCTTGCCATTCTTGCTGGATACGGGAATGTCTCGAAAGAAAAGGCTACTCGTAATGTATATTACCTTTTAAAGGAAACAAATAACACCGACATCCCTATAATAAGTGGTGCTTCCAAATCATTAGCTGGAGATTCGCCTACTTTTTACGAGGAAATTCATGGGTACAGTGGGCTAGGGGAAATTGAGACAGAAATCGAAAAATTCAGCGTACTTAATTTTGATCAATTTTACACTATACTAGATGAAAACAAGGATGTAACACTTGTTAATCTAGGGCGTCTTACATCACTCGCCATGACTTATATTACAGCCCCAGACATTATGAATAAGATATCTGATTTAGTCATTATGGGAGGAGCATTCCTAGTACCTGGTAATGTAACTCCTTATGCCGAAGCTAACTTTTATGCTGATCCAACTGCAGCAAGTGTCGTAATCAATAACTCTAGCCCAGAAAATGTAACACTGGTTCCATTAAACATAACCGAAAAGGCTATTCTGACGACTGATGTATTAGACACCATTGTGCAACAATCCGTAACGAAATTAGGGTCATTATTAGAAGAATTATTTAGACCTTATTTTAAATTTTATCAAAAAAAGAACACCAATTTGAAAGGTGCTCCGCTCCACGACCTCACTGCTATGATCTACGTCTCAAATCCTTCCTTATTCAAAAGCCTATTTAGGAATGTGACAGTTGTAGATGATTCCTACTTTGCAAGTGGGCTAACCATAGCAGACTTTAGAAGTAACCCAACACTACAAAAAAATTCGAACAACTATTGTCGTATTCTTTTACAGGTGGATGAAAAGAGGCTAATGGAAGAATTTAAAAGGATAATTATTGGGAGTGTATAA
- a CDS encoding GNAT family N-acetyltransferase translates to MITFQPISEETIYIAQEIQNSNRAYNEMENGKSSRSIEELKTEFLDKQTESLFIKLEDTYIGIVDYLMRNPKDGYPWIGLFMIHYDYQEYSFGYQAYIALENLLVDHGLKEIRLGVLVNNRKAHSFWESVGFTYIKNSVTNEKNEVYVYEKSLN, encoded by the coding sequence ATGATTACCTTCCAACCAATATCAGAGGAAACGATATATATTGCACAGGAGATCCAAAACTCAAACAGAGCTTATAATGAGATGGAAAATGGTAAATCCTCTCGAAGTATAGAAGAATTGAAAACCGAGTTTTTAGATAAGCAGACAGAGAGTCTATTTATCAAGTTAGAGGATACTTATATAGGTATAGTGGATTACTTAATGCGTAATCCTAAAGATGGTTATCCGTGGATTGGACTTTTTATGATTCATTACGATTATCAAGAATATTCCTTTGGTTACCAAGCTTATATAGCACTAGAAAACCTTTTGGTTGATCATGGGTTGAAGGAAATACGGTTAGGTGTGTTAGTGAACAATAGAAAAGCTCACTCCTTTTGGGAATCAGTAGGTTTTACGTATATAAAGAATTCTGTAACGAATGAGAAGAATGAAGTATATGTGTATGAAAAGTCATTGAACTAA
- a CDS encoding flavodoxin, translating to MANILITFASMSGNTEEMADLLKADIEKHGHEVTFEELDELSAHDLVQYDGLLLGSYTWNDGDLPYEAEDIYEEIEDLDLTGIKVAVFGSGDTNYPLFCEAVHTFEKQLTSSGATLVQDGLKIEMAPTSDEDFEKISAFGDTFATFFNTVTYNSLGRRTKAQATV from the coding sequence ATGGCAAATATACTAATTACATTCGCTAGCATGTCAGGCAATACAGAAGAGATGGCTGATTTATTAAAAGCTGATATCGAAAAGCATGGACACGAAGTCACGTTTGAAGAACTTGACGAATTAAGTGCACATGACCTCGTTCAATATGATGGTCTTTTATTAGGATCTTACACTTGGAATGATGGAGACCTCCCATATGAAGCAGAAGACATCTACGAAGAAATAGAAGATTTAGATTTAACTGGAATCAAAGTTGCTGTGTTTGGTTCTGGTGATACAAATTACCCTCTCTTCTGTGAAGCAGTTCATACGTTTGAGAAACAACTTACGTCTTCTGGTGCTACTCTTGTCCAAGATGGTCTTAAGATTGAAATGGCACCTACCTCAGATGAAGACTTTGAGAAAATTTCGGCCTTTGGAGATACATTCGCTACTTTTTTTAACACTGTTACTTATAACAGCTTAGGAAGAAGAACAAAAGCGCAAGCGACCGTCTAG
- a CDS encoding aconitate hydratase: protein MALNVTQKLIKDHLLSGEMTPGEEIGLKIDQTLTQDATGTMVMLELEAMGLDYAKTEVSAQYVDHNLIQEDSKNPDDHLFLESAAQRFGIYFSRPGNGVSHPVHMQRLAVPGKTLLGSDSHTCANGAMGMLAMGAGGIDVAMAIAGEPFYVKMPEVWGIYLEGELPKWVSAKDVILELLRRHDVKGGVGKIIEYHGPGLKNLSADDRHVIANMGAELGATGTVFPSDDEVKRYLKSQDREDDWTEILADDDAKYDLSETINLSELEPLIAKPSSPGNVVPVTEVAGEPIYQSYIGSSANPSYRDFAMAAEIVKGKQVAHGVSYDINPSSRQILTDLVKHGHMASLLPSGARLHQAGCNGCIGMGQAPATGKNSLRTTPRNFPGRSGTKEDSVFLCSPETAAASALFGKIIDPRTLDMDYPNVKDPDQPTIDMTLLDKPLLPEEAKKVGLEKGPNIASIPEMDELPDEMELPVLLKMGDNISTDEILAGGARVLPYRSNLPEISKFTFEIVDESYYDRAMDIRDEGGHALVGGYNYGQGSSREHAALAPRFLGTKVVIVKDFARIHWQNLVNFGVLPLTFSTDEEADKLEQGDILQFSGLRDAIQKGEEVTATVKGKNEEVKLRHTLSSRQVDMMLKGGLINWVRDRDKK, encoded by the coding sequence ATGGCTTTAAATGTCACGCAAAAATTAATCAAAGATCATCTTTTATCAGGTGAAATGACACCTGGAGAAGAAATTGGACTAAAGATTGATCAAACACTAACACAAGATGCTACAGGTACTATGGTAATGCTTGAGTTAGAAGCCATGGGATTAGATTATGCAAAAACCGAGGTTTCTGCTCAGTATGTCGACCACAACTTGATTCAGGAAGACAGTAAAAATCCGGATGACCACTTATTTCTAGAAAGTGCAGCACAACGTTTTGGTATTTACTTTAGCCGTCCAGGAAATGGAGTGAGTCACCCTGTACATATGCAGCGGTTAGCTGTTCCTGGCAAAACGCTGTTAGGGTCTGACTCCCATACGTGTGCAAATGGAGCAATGGGAATGCTCGCTATGGGTGCAGGTGGTATTGATGTTGCCATGGCTATCGCTGGCGAACCATTTTATGTGAAAATGCCAGAAGTATGGGGCATCTATCTAGAAGGTGAATTACCTAAATGGGTAAGTGCGAAAGATGTTATTCTAGAGCTTTTACGTCGTCATGATGTAAAAGGTGGCGTTGGCAAAATTATCGAATATCATGGTCCAGGTCTTAAGAACCTCTCAGCTGATGATCGCCACGTAATTGCGAATATGGGAGCTGAGCTTGGAGCAACAGGTACTGTTTTCCCTTCGGATGATGAGGTGAAGCGCTATTTGAAGAGCCAAGATCGTGAAGATGACTGGACTGAAATCCTGGCTGATGACGATGCCAAATATGATTTATCAGAAACAATTAATCTTTCCGAGCTTGAACCGTTAATTGCCAAGCCATCTAGTCCTGGTAACGTAGTTCCAGTAACAGAAGTGGCTGGAGAGCCAATTTATCAATCTTATATTGGATCTTCTGCAAACCCTTCATACCGTGACTTTGCGATGGCTGCTGAAATCGTAAAAGGAAAGCAAGTTGCTCATGGTGTCTCTTATGATATTAACCCATCTTCTCGCCAAATATTAACTGATTTAGTTAAACATGGTCATATGGCTAGCTTATTGCCATCAGGGGCTCGTCTTCACCAGGCGGGCTGTAACGGTTGTATTGGTATGGGACAAGCGCCTGCAACAGGTAAAAATAGTTTACGTACTACTCCTCGAAACTTTCCGGGACGTTCTGGTACAAAAGAAGATAGTGTATTCTTATGTAGTCCAGAAACTGCAGCGGCTTCTGCGTTATTCGGTAAAATTATCGATCCACGCACGCTAGACATGGATTATCCTAACGTCAAGGACCCAGATCAGCCAACGATTGATATGACATTACTGGATAAACCGCTGTTACCTGAAGAGGCTAAGAAAGTTGGTTTAGAAAAAGGACCTAATATTGCATCTATTCCAGAGATGGATGAATTACCAGATGAAATGGAATTACCAGTTCTTCTTAAGATGGGAGATAATATTTCTACGGATGAAATTTTAGCTGGTGGCGCTCGAGTGCTACCTTATCGTAGTAATCTCCCTGAAATCAGCAAATTCACATTTGAAATAGTTGATGAATCTTATTATGATCGTGCGATGGACATTCGTGATGAGGGTGGTCACGCTCTTGTTGGTGGCTATAACTATGGTCAAGGCTCCAGTCGTGAACACGCTGCCCTAGCACCTCGTTTCTTGGGTACAAAAGTTGTGATAGTTAAGGACTTTGCTCGAATTCACTGGCAAAACCTTGTAAACTTTGGTGTTCTTCCATTAACCTTCTCAACTGATGAAGAAGCTGACAAATTAGAACAAGGTGATATCCTTCAATTCAGTGGTTTGCGCGATGCAATCCAAAAAGGAGAAGAAGTTACAGCAACTGTTAAAGGAAAAAATGAAGAAGTTAAGCTTCGCCATACATTATCTTCACGCCAAGTGGACATGATGTTAAAAGGAGGACTCATTAATTGGGTCAGAGATCGCGATAAAAAATAA